The Hyphomicrobium sp. MC1 genome window below encodes:
- a CDS encoding putative urea ABC transporter substrate-binding protein: protein MAMRSMLRLVLCTVAVLFAASMHPARAAEPTFKVAWSIYTGYMPWPYAQHAGILQKWAKKYGINIELVQVNDYIESINQYTGGKVDAVAATTMDALTIPAVGGVDTTIPILGDYSNGNDGIVLKGANKTFADLKGKRINLVQYSVSHYMLARAFETHGMDLKDAKLQNISDADFVAAFQTDDVDAVVAWNPAFIQLKKLPNVSVVYQSSEMPGELVDALLVNTQTLKEHPELGKALTGAWFETLAVIKANDEKSKEARKFMADLSGTSVDSLNSQIETTAFYYDPAAGAASVRSPDMVKAMDLVRTFCFDQQLMGTGAKSKDAIGIALPGKTLGDASNVKLRLDDTYMQLLADKKL, encoded by the coding sequence ATGGCCATGCGTTCAATGCTTCGACTCGTACTTTGTACCGTCGCCGTTCTTTTTGCGGCATCCATGCACCCAGCACGCGCGGCCGAGCCGACATTTAAAGTCGCTTGGTCGATCTATACCGGATATATGCCGTGGCCCTATGCGCAGCACGCCGGGATCTTGCAGAAATGGGCGAAGAAATACGGCATCAACATCGAGTTGGTGCAGGTTAACGACTATATCGAGTCGATCAATCAATACACGGGCGGCAAGGTCGACGCCGTCGCGGCGACAACGATGGACGCGCTGACCATCCCAGCGGTCGGCGGTGTCGATACGACCATTCCGATCCTCGGTGATTATTCGAACGGCAATGACGGCATCGTGTTGAAGGGTGCGAACAAGACGTTCGCCGATCTCAAGGGCAAGCGGATCAATCTCGTTCAGTATTCGGTTTCGCACTACATGCTGGCGCGGGCGTTTGAAACTCACGGCATGGATCTCAAGGACGCCAAGCTACAGAACATTTCCGACGCCGATTTCGTGGCGGCCTTCCAGACCGATGATGTGGACGCGGTCGTCGCGTGGAATCCCGCCTTCATACAGCTGAAGAAATTGCCGAATGTCAGCGTCGTCTATCAATCTTCAGAGATGCCGGGCGAACTGGTCGATGCGCTGCTCGTCAACACCCAAACGCTGAAAGAGCATCCCGAACTCGGGAAGGCGCTGACGGGTGCGTGGTTCGAGACGCTCGCAGTCATCAAGGCGAACGACGAGAAGAGCAAGGAAGCCCGCAAGTTCATGGCCGATCTCTCGGGCACGAGCGTCGATAGCCTCAATTCGCAGATCGAGACGACGGCGTTCTATTACGATCCCGCAGCTGGCGCGGCGTCGGTCCGGTCGCCCGACATGGTCAAGGCCATGGACCTTGTCCGCACGTTCTGTTTCGATCAGCAGCTGATGGGAACCGGCGCCAAGTCGAAGGACGCGATCGGTATTGCCCTTCCCGGCAAGACGCTCGGCGATGCATCGAATGTCAAGCTGCGGCTCGACGATACGTACATGCAGCTATTGGCTGACAAGAAGCTCTGA
- a CDS encoding isopenicillin N synthase family oxygenase — MSTAGNFSSIPIVDVTKLRTGTPAEQMVVAEELGKAARNVGFVYVTGGGVDEALFEGVLDATKRFFALPYEEKMKVYIGNSRNHRGYVPEGEEVFASGSKDKKEAYDLSIDLPSDDPDYVAGNPLLGPNQWPELPGFAKAVDDYYSAVFALGRVLLRGFAMAIGEEPTFFDQYVTKPPSQLRLIHYPFDSSAEDRPGIGAHTDYECFTLLRATCPGLEVMNGKGEWIDAPPVPGAYVVNIGDMMEIWTNGEFAATSHRVRKVPAERYSFPLFFAADYDTVVAPLPRYVAGDAPQKQSLKAGEHLFAQTMQSFTYLKERRARGEITLPEGSAPLSSFGQEARQKY; from the coding sequence ATGAGCACGGCAGGTAACTTCTCGAGTATTCCGATCGTCGATGTCACCAAGCTTCGTACGGGCACGCCCGCCGAGCAGATGGTGGTTGCGGAAGAGCTTGGCAAAGCGGCCCGCAACGTCGGCTTCGTCTACGTCACTGGTGGTGGCGTAGATGAGGCCCTCTTCGAGGGCGTTCTCGATGCGACCAAGCGCTTCTTCGCGCTGCCTTACGAAGAGAAGATGAAGGTCTATATCGGCAATTCGCGCAATCATCGTGGTTACGTTCCTGAAGGCGAAGAAGTCTTCGCCTCAGGTTCGAAAGACAAGAAAGAGGCCTACGACCTCTCGATCGATTTGCCCTCGGACGATCCGGATTACGTTGCCGGTAATCCGCTGCTCGGGCCAAATCAATGGCCCGAACTGCCGGGCTTTGCGAAGGCGGTCGACGACTACTACAGCGCCGTTTTCGCACTCGGTCGCGTGCTGCTGCGCGGATTTGCGATGGCGATCGGTGAGGAGCCGACGTTCTTCGATCAATACGTGACCAAGCCGCCGAGCCAGTTGCGCTTGATCCATTATCCCTTCGACTCGAGTGCCGAAGACCGTCCGGGCATCGGCGCGCACACGGACTACGAGTGCTTCACGCTGTTGAGGGCCACGTGTCCCGGCCTCGAGGTGATGAACGGCAAGGGTGAGTGGATCGACGCGCCGCCGGTTCCGGGTGCCTACGTCGTCAACATCGGCGATATGATGGAAATCTGGACGAACGGCGAATTTGCTGCCACTTCGCACCGCGTGCGCAAGGTGCCGGCAGAGCGCTACTCGTTCCCGCTGTTCTTTGCTGCCGACTACGACACGGTCGTGGCTCCGCTGCCGCGTTATGTTGCGGGCGACGCGCCTCAGAAGCAGTCGCTCAAGGCTGGCGAGCATCTCTTCGCGCAGACGATGCAGAGCTTCACGTATCTGAAGGAGCGCCGGGCGCGCGGCGAAATCACATTGCCCGAGGGATCGGCGCCATTGTCGTCGTTCGGGCAGGAAGCGCGTCAGAAATACTGA
- a CDS encoding efflux RND transporter permease subunit: MISKFFIERPVLANVIAILMVVIGAVCVFELPVAQYPNVVPPTVSVTTRYPGASARTVVDNVSLPIEQQVNGVEDMIYMQSYAASDGTYTLTVTFQIGTDLNAAQILVQNRVQAAMASLPQAVQVQGVVVQKKSTSILQIVTLTSPNSTYDSLYLSNYATIRLKDEISRLPGVGNVNVFGAGQYAMRVWLDPDKMQARGLDAQDVIQALQQQSEQVTAGQVGMPPVSGSPSFQYTIDVQSRFDDPEQFANVIVKTGTNGDLTRVKDVGHVVLGAQTYAQYFNLDGKQAAGLAIFLTPGANALNVAKEVSDKMKVLAKEFPQDMIYQIPFDTTLFVQQAIDEVYRTLIEAAVLVLIVILVFLQDWRATLVPATTVPVTIIGAFAAMAAMGFSINLSTLFAIVLAIGIVVDDAIVVVEGAAHNIEKGMSGHDAAIAAMNALMGPIIGITLVLMAVFLPASFLPGLTGQMYAQFALVIAATAMISAINAATLKPTQCALWLRRPVPPEERNFFFRSFNAVYQRFENWYTKVIDWMVHHSIAMFIIALLIISGAVYGMTRVATGFLPIEDQGYLIASVQLPEGASLGRTQNSLQQVEQIADAVPGVERVITIAGISPLDNSASLANAGVAYIMLKDWSKRGKDEDLASLYKKLNGEMAAIEDGVVMVLPPPPIQGIGNAGGFTMQIELRDSSFDLVKLGSAVDAVVNAANTQSGIQRASTTFRATAPQYKVTIDRAKIQTLLLTTDQVFQTLASYLGSSYVDQFNKFGRIFQIYVQADADYRMEPSEILRLKVRNQNGDMIPLGTVMNITPIVGPSLISLYNLYPSATIVGVPAKGFSSGDAMSLMEQVAEKTLPPGVGYSWTALSYQEKIVGGQIYYVFALAMLLVYLVLAGQYESWYSPLSVLFAVPLSLVGPVSVMLGLGIDNNLYVQIGLVLLIALSAKNAILIVEVARELRAEGKSIAVSAVEAARARFRPILMTSFAFILGVAPLVFATGAGASARKSIGITVFSGMLASTLLAVLFVPSMFAVIQRFEEWRQSRKGAPTKAAEDTPPAA, translated from the coding sequence TGCCGCCGACCGTGTCGGTTACGACGCGATATCCCGGTGCGAGTGCGCGGACCGTCGTCGATAACGTTTCCCTGCCGATCGAGCAGCAGGTGAACGGCGTCGAAGACATGATCTACATGCAGTCATATGCTGCATCCGACGGCACCTACACGCTCACCGTCACGTTCCAGATTGGCACCGACCTCAACGCAGCGCAGATCCTGGTGCAGAACCGCGTGCAGGCGGCGATGGCATCGCTGCCGCAAGCGGTTCAAGTGCAAGGCGTCGTCGTGCAAAAGAAATCGACGTCGATTCTGCAGATTGTGACGTTGACGTCGCCGAACAGCACCTACGACAGTCTTTATCTCAGCAATTATGCGACCATCCGGCTAAAGGACGAGATTTCGCGCCTGCCGGGCGTCGGCAACGTCAATGTGTTCGGTGCCGGGCAATACGCGATGCGCGTGTGGCTCGATCCGGACAAGATGCAGGCGCGCGGGCTCGACGCGCAGGATGTGATCCAGGCGCTGCAGCAGCAGAGCGAGCAGGTGACGGCCGGGCAGGTGGGCATGCCGCCGGTTTCCGGATCACCGTCGTTTCAATATACGATCGACGTGCAAAGCCGCTTCGACGATCCTGAGCAGTTTGCGAATGTCATCGTCAAGACGGGCACCAATGGTGATCTCACGCGCGTGAAGGACGTCGGGCATGTCGTCCTCGGGGCTCAGACCTATGCGCAGTATTTCAATCTCGATGGCAAGCAGGCGGCGGGTCTTGCGATCTTTCTGACGCCGGGCGCCAATGCGCTCAACGTTGCGAAAGAAGTGTCGGACAAGATGAAAGTCCTGGCGAAGGAATTTCCCCAGGACATGATCTACCAGATCCCGTTCGATACGACGCTGTTCGTGCAACAGGCGATCGACGAGGTCTACCGCACACTGATCGAAGCGGCCGTTCTGGTCCTCATCGTTATTCTCGTCTTCTTGCAGGACTGGCGGGCGACGCTCGTTCCTGCGACGACCGTTCCGGTGACGATCATCGGCGCGTTTGCGGCGATGGCCGCGATGGGATTTTCGATCAACCTTTCGACGTTGTTCGCGATCGTGCTCGCCATCGGCATCGTCGTGGATGACGCCATCGTGGTCGTGGAAGGCGCGGCGCATAACATCGAAAAAGGTATGTCCGGCCACGACGCAGCCATCGCGGCCATGAATGCGTTGATGGGGCCGATCATCGGCATCACACTCGTTCTGATGGCGGTGTTTCTGCCGGCATCGTTTCTTCCGGGGCTGACCGGACAGATGTACGCGCAGTTCGCGCTAGTCATTGCGGCGACGGCGATGATCAGCGCCATCAACGCAGCCACGCTGAAGCCGACGCAATGCGCGCTATGGCTGCGGCGGCCGGTACCGCCTGAAGAACGCAATTTCTTTTTCCGCAGTTTCAACGCCGTCTACCAGCGGTTCGAGAACTGGTATACGAAGGTCATCGATTGGATGGTTCACCACAGCATTGCGATGTTCATCATCGCCTTGCTGATTATTTCGGGGGCCGTCTATGGCATGACCCGGGTCGCGACTGGCTTTCTGCCCATCGAAGACCAGGGCTATCTGATTGCATCGGTGCAGCTTCCCGAGGGCGCGTCGCTTGGGCGTACGCAAAACTCGTTGCAGCAGGTCGAGCAAATTGCCGACGCGGTGCCGGGCGTTGAGCGTGTCATCACCATCGCCGGTATTTCGCCGCTCGATAACAGCGCATCGCTCGCCAATGCGGGCGTTGCGTACATCATGCTGAAGGATTGGAGCAAGCGCGGCAAAGACGAGGATCTTGCCTCGCTTTACAAGAAGCTCAACGGCGAGATGGCCGCCATCGAGGATGGCGTCGTGATGGTGCTGCCGCCGCCGCCGATCCAGGGCATCGGCAATGCCGGCGGCTTCACGATGCAGATCGAGCTGCGCGACAGCAGCTTCGATCTCGTGAAACTCGGCAGCGCCGTGGATGCCGTGGTGAATGCCGCCAATACGCAGTCGGGCATTCAACGCGCGTCGACGACATTCCGTGCGACGGCGCCGCAATACAAGGTCACAATCGATCGAGCAAAAATTCAGACGTTGCTGCTGACGACGGATCAGGTGTTCCAGACGCTGGCGAGCTATCTGGGTTCCAGTTATGTCGATCAATTCAACAAGTTCGGACGCATTTTCCAGATCTACGTGCAGGCGGATGCGGATTACCGCATGGAGCCGAGTGAGATTTTGCGTCTCAAGGTGCGCAATCAGAACGGCGACATGATCCCGCTCGGAACGGTGATGAATATTACGCCGATCGTCGGACCGTCGCTCATCAGCCTTTACAACCTCTATCCGTCGGCAACGATCGTGGGCGTGCCAGCGAAGGGCTTTTCGTCGGGTGATGCGATGTCGCTGATGGAACAAGTCGCGGAAAAAACGCTGCCGCCGGGCGTTGGCTACTCGTGGACGGCGCTGTCCTATCAGGAAAAGATCGTCGGCGGTCAGATCTACTATGTCTTCGCGCTCGCCATGCTGCTCGTTTATCTGGTGCTCGCGGGACAATATGAGAGCTGGTACTCACCGCTCTCGGTGCTGTTTGCGGTGCCGCTGTCGCTGGTCGGGCCGGTGTCGGTCATGCTCGGCCTCGGCATCGACAACAACCTCTACGTCCAGATCGGTCTGGTGCTGCTGATCGCATTGTCGGCCAAAAATGCGATTCTGATCGTCGAGGTTGCGCGAGAGTTGCGTGCAGAGGGCAAGAGCATCGCTGTGTCTGCCGTCGAAGCGGCGCGCGCTCGGTTCCGTCCCATCCTGATGACGTCGTTCGCCTTCATTCTCGGTGTGGCACCACTGGTGTTTGCGACCGGCGCTGGTGCGTCGGCACGAAAATCGATCGGCATCACGGTCTTCAGCGGCATGCTGGCGTCGACCCTGCTTGCGGTGCTGTTCGTGCCCTCGATGTTCGCTGTCATCCAGCGCTTCGAAGAGTGGCGTCAGTCTCGCAAGGGGGCTCCGACCAAGGCTGCCGAGGACACACCGCCTGCGGCATAA
- a CDS encoding LysR family transcriptional regulator, with translation MASGPRISRKGQQFARNLDWNLVRLFLDIVRSGGISTAARTLNKQQPTISAGLKRLEDHVGAPLFVRSARGVALTPAGRSLLKSAAEIEILISGMPGDVAQSSGRLQGVVTLRVISDLVAPAFDRAMVAFHQLNPEVEIRFDISPWRDVVLSVKDGSADIGIACDAATGMELRHRPLMREWQQLYCGKAHPAFGAAPVSPESVADETFVLTGEDEPAELAAFRQRHRLGERSGGSAETLHEVKRLIQIGIGIGFLPTVVAAEAVEAGELWPMLHPDVLPTYPVYLVTRDESLSPPARALLDMIEMHVKDADPEDSDEA, from the coding sequence ATGGCAAGCGGGCCGCGCATATCGAGGAAGGGGCAGCAATTCGCGCGCAATCTCGATTGGAACCTCGTGCGGCTCTTTCTCGATATCGTGCGTTCAGGGGGGATCAGCACGGCGGCGCGGACACTGAACAAGCAACAACCGACGATCAGCGCCGGGCTGAAGCGGCTTGAAGATCATGTCGGTGCACCGCTCTTTGTGCGCTCTGCCCGCGGTGTCGCGCTGACGCCTGCCGGGCGGTCGCTTCTAAAATCCGCAGCAGAGATCGAAATTCTGATTTCCGGTATGCCGGGTGACGTCGCGCAGTCTTCGGGTCGACTGCAAGGCGTCGTGACGTTGCGCGTGATTTCGGATCTCGTCGCTCCGGCATTCGATCGGGCGATGGTGGCATTCCATCAGCTCAATCCGGAAGTCGAAATCCGTTTCGACATTTCACCGTGGCGCGACGTGGTTTTGTCGGTGAAGGATGGCAGCGCCGATATTGGCATTGCCTGCGACGCGGCGACCGGCATGGAACTACGCCATCGACCATTGATGCGCGAATGGCAACAGCTTTATTGCGGCAAGGCGCATCCAGCCTTCGGTGCTGCGCCGGTTTCGCCAGAGAGCGTTGCCGACGAGACGTTTGTCTTGACCGGAGAAGATGAGCCGGCCGAACTTGCCGCTTTCCGCCAACGCCACCGCTTAGGTGAACGCTCGGGCGGGTCCGCCGAAACGCTGCATGAAGTCAAACGGCTCATTCAGATCGGCATCGGCATCGGCTTTCTACCGACGGTCGTCGCGGCCGAGGCCGTGGAGGCGGGCGAGCTTTGGCCGATGCTGCACCCGGACGTCCTGCCGACTTATCCGGTCTATCTTGTCACTCGCGATGAAAGCCTCAGTCCGCCCGCGCGGGCGCTTCTCGACATGATCGAAATGCACGTGAAAGACGCCGATCCGGAGGATTCGGACGAGGCATAG
- a CDS encoding MBL fold metallo-hydrolase, translating into MEQLTKLSVLDLGEHLLGFYDGRISGVRYYSDAPNWLDDGGFALGICSYAVVDGASAVVYDTHLSIAHARDIRNILEARGVRDIRIVLSHWHLDHVAGNAVFDDCEIIACAKTARLLSEHRAAIEAGTHDGLPAIAPLVMPTTIFYGGLDLTCGNVGIELRPLDIHSSDGVAMFLPGDETLLVGDTLEDTVTYVVEPDRLAQHLTDLERMSAWDFSRILPNHGARERIMGEGYDRGLIEATQTYVERLLQVPHDERLASVALPDFIPEALASGAVTFFEPYEAVHRGNVAKVLVLRPEASA; encoded by the coding sequence ATGGAACAATTGACGAAACTCTCGGTCTTGGATCTCGGCGAACATTTGCTCGGATTTTACGACGGGCGCATTTCGGGCGTGCGTTATTATTCGGACGCGCCGAATTGGCTCGATGACGGAGGGTTTGCGCTCGGCATTTGCAGCTATGCCGTCGTCGATGGGGCGAGTGCGGTCGTTTACGATACGCATCTGTCAATCGCGCATGCGCGGGACATTCGCAACATTCTGGAAGCGCGTGGAGTTCGGGACATCCGCATCGTGCTGAGCCACTGGCATCTGGATCATGTCGCCGGAAACGCCGTCTTCGATGATTGTGAGATCATAGCGTGTGCAAAGACTGCGCGTCTGTTGTCCGAACATAGGGCAGCTATCGAGGCTGGAACGCACGATGGATTGCCGGCGATCGCGCCGCTGGTGATGCCGACAACGATTTTCTATGGCGGCTTGGATCTGACGTGCGGCAACGTTGGCATCGAATTACGTCCGCTCGACATCCACAGCAGCGACGGTGTGGCGATGTTCCTGCCCGGCGATGAGACTTTGCTGGTGGGCGATACGCTGGAAGACACGGTGACGTATGTCGTCGAGCCGGATCGGCTCGCGCAGCATTTGACTGATCTGGAGCGTATGTCGGCGTGGGATTTCTCGCGCATTCTGCCGAACCATGGCGCGAGGGAGCGGATCATGGGCGAGGGCTACGATCGGGGCCTGATCGAGGCGACGCAAACGTATGTCGAGCGGCTTCTTCAAGTGCCCCATGACGAGCGGTTGGCTTCGGTCGCACTGCCAGATTTTATTCCTGAAGCGCTTGCCAGCGGGGCCGTAACGTTCTTCGAACCGTATGAGGCCGTCCATCGCGGGAATGTCGCGAAGGTCCTGGTGCTTCGGCCCGAAGCATCGGCGTAA